A window of Populus trichocarpa isolate Nisqually-1 chromosome 17, P.trichocarpa_v4.1, whole genome shotgun sequence genomic DNA:
GTATGCCACTGGAACTAGGTCACTACTCCCTGAATTACAATCTTGACTGAATTCTTATGCTatcatataacttttcaaacctcGTCAAGAGTTGGTGAATTAAGAAGTGACAGAATGCATCTTTATGAAAAGTGagggtattttttataaaataaaatcacttgTCTTATTTACCTCACTCAGACaacaaaaaaagttaatagCTCATCAAAAAATGCAAACAGGAGATCTAAGATCATAACCATGCATTGAACTTCATGCTGATAAATAGATAAACTTACCCTCATAATAAGTTTCCTTGCTGGAGATGACACACGCAAGTCATACAATATTATGCTGCGATcactacaaaaagaaaatacactTCAAATAAGCATATGTTTCGTTTAATGCTGTCGAGTGTGCAAGCTGTTGAGTGACACATGCATGACTATGAAAAACCTATATAAGGTAAATAACCAGTTAACATCCACATACAATGTACACTGTCCATCTTTTAAGGGTGAAAGGATCTGTCATCCTCAATGTCCTCAAATATAAGTGGTCATTAACAAGGGAAGAAAGTCAAAAGCACCATAGAATATGCAGCTTATGCACAAACACAAGAATATAAAGCATTCGCCCCAATAAGATATGGCAACTTGGTATTGGTTTGAGGACATATCATGAAATGAAACAAGATCCTTGGGAATCCTTAAGACTCAAGGGTCCATTGGTTTtgcatcattaaaaacaaaaagctaACTCTCCATACTACTAAATGCTATGTCCAATGACCAAAGTTGAACATGGATAAAAACACTTTCTTTAAGCACAAATATCCCGAACAAATCAATTATTTCTGTTTCCCAAACTTCATGAGGTGCTTAAGAACCTAAATGTGGCTGAATTCACACAACTGAAACATCTAAGCTAGTCACAAATCTTGAGACAGTTGAGGTTCTATTCACATTTGGGAGTGGGAAAGATGAGCCCAAGTTTGGGATCAAACTTTGCTGAGCTAGTTTCCATCTTAAAATCCCAAGTAGGCTCACATGTGTTAAGAATATTGTACTCATAGTAGTTCATGTGCTTGCTGAATTGTTTAGACCTTCCATATTAAAGGTAAACAAGACAGACAGGATGAAAACATGCTCTGAGTCAAGTATCCACGCTATCAAGTTCACAGTAACAGACCTTAAAGGTTAGCTGTGCGTGCATACCTTGCTGATGTTACCAAGAGATTTGGTTCCCCTGGATTAAATCGGACAGAAATAACTGAGTCTGTTCCCCACTTAAAGCTGTTCACTGGTTGAGACCTAATTATGGCAGGTATGTTAGAGAATATAATTGAGATAGCTTGTGCACTTGATAGAAATAAAGAAACCAGTTGAGATCAAAACCTATTATGATTCCAAATATCTACTTGAGCACCAGCAGTGGCAAAGAGATCACCATTCCATTGGTGGTCAACAGCCCTGAAAATAGCCAGAAGAGTTCAGAATAGGAGAGATGTTCAAACAAACACACCTAAATTAGATATATATACGAGAACAAATATCCCTGAAGTGAAGTTATAACGTACCAAAATGCATTTTCCCCCATATAAACTGCCCGTGGCTGTAGATACAAGTAGAAATTTTCTCAGGGTATGCAGAAAGAGGAGATAATTTGATCAATATATGATTAACTATATCAAAAAAGCATTACCTCAGATGAACAGTCAGACAAGTTGTCTGAATCCATAATAGTAGCTACAGGAACATTCCAGAGCCTGACACTGAACCAACAAGTTCGCTAAAATGTGAGTTAAATTCTAGGTTGAAATGAAAGATACATCCAGATACCACAAAGCATTCAGattcaaaaacttatttttcatcttaaaaatatatatatcttacgTGCAATCAGTTCCACAAGATACAAGAGTACTCCCATCTGTAGAGGCAGTCAAACCTCTTACAGCACCCTGGTGACCAGGAAATTGACAAACTGTTCTCCTGTTGATTCAAATCTCATAAGTCAAACATCATCACATGCATAATATCAATGTCTCAACAAGCGATCCACCAAAAGCATAACCAAAACATATAGCAGGACctgattcagttttttttttaaaaaaaaaaatcttttcagaATTGATCTAGGGATCTTTAAACATAGTATTCATAGAAAGATTACTCTATTATAATGATCAATCAATTGATAAGCACAAGAAGTTCCTCTGAAGCCTGATCATTTATAATACATTACTGCCAATTTCAACCCCACAAAAGTGGCCATACGCAGTTAAACATTGAAATTGTATTATTATACTCATCTTAAAAAGCTAGCCTGCATAGTTATTACTCCCAAAGCTCACTTATATTACAAGACTTTGTGACACATAATGGTAGTAAGCAATAACTCATTGttgtccttttctttccctATTTTCAGCCCAGAGGAATAAAGATCAATCAACAGTCTAATTTGCCATAGATTGGCCTAAAATTCAAATGGAAACAGAAAGGAATAAAAAGGCTATAACAGTCTCACAGCTACCACCAGTTCTTTCCCCTTCCATTCAGGTTAAAATCCAACATGCAAGAAGCTTAGCTTATAGTTAATCTAAGAAGtaaaaacttcaaattgaaaaatacagcAGGAAGTTACCTATTAGCTATATCCCAAAGGCGAATATCTGCAAACATcccaaaaacaatgaaaaatcagaaatatcatacttattttaagcaaaaaaaaaaaattgaaacaaactaTTCTAAGAGTcaaatttaaatgataaattaaatcacATAATAATCTTAGAAATACTAAATATTTCGAAATACCTCCATCCATAGAACCAGAAAATATCCCTTTCAAGTAATTCGGATTTTTCGCCATACACGAAACTGCATCAATATGACCGTCCATCGCTCCAATAAACGGCCTTGCAAATATCTATAAGAACAAATAAACACCAAATTAACCagtttgaacaaataaaaaaaaccagataaacaaaacaaatcctattcgataaaataaaagaatcaacatTACCTTATCTAATTTGGCAGCATTAAGTGCCCTCTGGTACTCCACCGCCTTCTCTTGTGTTCTTAGATTCGGATCAAAATTGTGAAACACTCTCTAATCCAAATCCGAgcgagaaaaaaagaagcacaaaTGAggtttttgaaagagaaatagaaaaaaagttgaagaacgAGTAAAATCCCAGACAGAAAAATAAAGGGTTACTTTCCGAAAGATCAATTAATACAAAATTGGGGATTTTTATAGATACCCTTTGATTTCATCAACCGATtcaaaattgggttttttttgttaaatcaactgatacaaaaaaaaggaatttttaaAAGCTgggttttgaaatatttaatgaattgatacaaaaaattggggattttgagagagagagagagagagagaaggagctTACTTGGAGATCTTGGCTACGTTCTCGAGTGAATTCATCGGTAGATCGTGAAATTACTTTCACTTTCATAGTGAATTAGGGTTTCAATTTTACAGTTCAAGTATTAATGGAAGAGATGGAGAGATGTCTGGTTCAGCTGGGttgttagagagagagaaaccc
This region includes:
- the LOC18106796 gene encoding uncharacterized protein LOC18106796, translated to MKVKVISRSTDEFTRERSQDLQRVFHNFDPNLRTQEKAVEYQRALNAAKLDKIFARPFIGAMDGHIDAVSCMAKNPNYLKGIFSGSMDGDIRLWDIANRRTVCQFPGHQGAVRGLTASTDGSTLVSCGTDCTVRLWNVPVATIMDSDNLSDCSSEPRAVYMGENAFWAVDHQWNGDLFATAGAQVDIWNHNRSQPVNSFKWGTDSVISVRFNPGEPNLLVTSASDRSIILYDLRVSSPARKLIMRTKTNSISWNPMEPMNFTAANEDCNCYSYDARKLEEAKCVHKDHVSAVMDIDFSPTGREFVTGSYDRTVRIFQYNGGHSREIYHTKRMQRVFCVKFSCDASYVISGSDDTNLRLWKAKASEQLGVLLPREQKRHEYNEALKNRYKHLPEVKRIVRHRHLPKPIYKAGVLRRVMIEAERRKDQRRKAHSAPGSIVTEPMRKRRIIKEVD